The window CACGGCGTGCAGGCCGGTGATGAGGAAGTAGAGGGCGAAGAACATCGCGCCGCCGGAGCCCTGGACGTGGCCGGTGTAGAAGCGGCCCGGCAGCTCGCCGTGCAGGAAGTGGTGCCGGTACTCCAGGGCCTTCAGGGCCATGAAGACCAGGCCCATGGCGATGGAGAGCGCGAACAGGGCGGCGGTCTTGCGGCCCTTGCCCTGGGCCGCGGCGTCCAGGCCCAGCGCCACCGTGAGCGAGCTGGTCACCAGCACGAAGGTGTTGACGCCGCCCATCCAGGTCTCGAGCCCGCGCGAGGCCTCGGCGAAGGCGCCGGCGTACAGGTAGCGGTAGACCCCGTAGGCGGCGAAGAGCGCCGTGAAGAGCAGGATCTCGGTGGCCAGGAAGAGCCACATGCCGAGCCGCTCGGCCTGCGACTGCTTGTCCAGGCTCT is drawn from Anaeromyxobacter sp. and contains these coding sequences:
- a CDS encoding cytochrome c oxidase subunit 3 family protein, with protein sequence MASHAALAHHFESLDKQSQAERLGMWLFLATEILLFTALFAAYGVYRYLYAGAFAEASRGLETWMGGVNTFVLVTSSLTVALGLDAAAQGKGRKTAALFALSIAMGLVFMALKALEYRHHFLHGELPGRFYTGHVQGSGGAMFFALYFLITGLHAVHVVIGMTVLGVIGAKSWRGAYSAEYHTPVELAGLYWHLVDLIWIFVFPLIYLI